One genomic window of Nicotiana sylvestris chromosome 10, ASM39365v2, whole genome shotgun sequence includes the following:
- the LOC104236278 gene encoding uncharacterized protein isoform X1, with product MSISTGKVAGEDLFAEATAAADELYSFRDNYFPLSPEERVSKLQIQSDLALQILDTIPIEKRKLPLQRATYEYLRGKVLDVVPVYKKEAEDHLSKAVKLNPSLVDAWLCLGNCIWKKGDLNAAKNCFTFALSKGLNKNILCQLSMLERKLAQDAENPEEVVDESIKHAREAITLDVKDGYSWYNLGNAFLTSFFVTGAWDHNKLIQSLKAYQNAERDEKMKSNPDLYYNCATVNKYLENYERALTGFEAAALMDPGLNAMEDARMMVLLLDKLDYLLRGQSKAKRLSSLSSSLATVDLSPSYKRATMDLLSEGLNKGYAIIGKVLFFAKNESLAPLYYVLSDSNHTFYVISVYGIRSDAIKEGDQVTLLEPFYRFVDFSWREKNKQTHFVGLTMAQVKLPCLLYGDKMPYLFFLVGLVLLFTVHVEFKISYLPTQL from the exons ATGAGCATTTCGACCGGAAAAGTCGCCGGAGAGGATTTATTCGCCGAGGCAACTGCAGCTGCCGATGAGCTTTACAGCTTTCGCGACAACTATTTCCCCTTAAGTCCGGAGGAGAGAGTCTCCAAATTGCAAATCCAATCTGATCTCGCACTTCAAATCCTCGATACTATCCCTATAG AAAAGAGGAAATTGCCACTTCAACGTGCAACTTATGAGTATTTAAGAGGCAAAGTACTTGATGTAGTTCCTGTATATAAGAAAGAAGCAGAGGATCATTTGTCCAAAGCA GTTAAGTTGAATCCGTCTCTTGTTGATGCTTGGCTGTGCCTAGGTAACTGCATTTGGAAGAAAGGAGATTTAAATGCAGCAAAAAATTGCTTTACATTTGCCCTTAGCAAG GGTCTAAATAAGAATATTCTATGTCAACTATCAATGCTCGAAAGAAAACTGGCTCAAG ATGCTGAAAATCCAGAAGAAGTTGTTGATGAAAGTATTAAACATGCCAGGGAAGCGATCACTTTGGATGTCAAGGATGGATATTCTTGGT ATAACCTAGGAAATGCATTTCTCACTTCTTTTTTTGTGACTGGAGCATGGGATCACAATAAGCTTATACAGTCATTAAAAGCATACCAGAATGCT GAAAGAGATGAAAAAATGAAGTCAAACCCTGATCTGTATTACAACTGTGCCACT GTGAACAAATATCTGGAGAATTACGAGAGGGCCCTTACTGGATTTGAAGCTGCTGCATTAATGGATCCTGGTCTTAATGCTATGGAGGATGCAAGAATGATGGTTCTGCTCCTTGATAAATTAGACTATTTGCTTCGG GGTCAGAGTAAGGCTAAGCGGCTTTCTTCCCTATCATCATCACTTGCTACAGTTGATT TGAGCCCTTCATACAAAAGAGCAACCATGGATCTCCTATCTGAAGGTCTTAATAAAGGATATGCAATCATTGGAAAAGTTCTGTTCTTCGCTAAGAATGAGAGTTTAGCTCCATT GTACTACGTGCTATCTGATTCAAATCACACGTTTTATGTAATTTCGGTGTATGGTATTCGCAGTGATGCT ATTAAAGAAGGAGATCAGGTCACCTTATTGGAGCCTTTCTACCGTTTTGTAGATTTTTCTTGGAGAGAAAAG AATAAGCAAACTCATTTTGTAGGCTTGACCATGGCCCAGGTAAAATTGCCATGTTTGTTATATGGTGATAAAATGCCATATCTGTTTTTTCTAGTAGGTTTGGTACTCTTGTTTACTGTTCATGTTGAATTCAAAATCTCCTACCTACCCACTCAACTCTAG
- the LOC104236278 gene encoding uncharacterized protein isoform X2 yields MSISTGKVAGEDLFAEATAAADELYSFRDNYFPLSPEERVSKLQIQSDLALQILDTIPIEKRKLPLQRATYEYLRGKVLDVVPVYKKEAEDHLSKAVKLNPSLVDAWLCLGNCIWKKGDLNAAKNCFTFALSKGLNKNILCQLSMLERKLAQDAENPEEVVDESIKHAREAITLDVKDGYSWYNLGNAFLTSFFVTGAWDHNKLIQSLKAYQNAERDEKMKSNPDLYYNCATVNKYLENYERALTGFEAAALMDPGLNAMEDARMMVLLLDKLDYLLRGQSKAKRLSSLSSSLATVDLSPSYKRATMDLLSEGLNKGYAIIGKVLFFAKNESLAPLYYVLSDSNHTFYVISVYGIRSDAIKEGDQVTLLEPFYRFVDFSWREKLYQFKSVRVDFVEQVLVNGKCLSPHHAVRTSIYAQLKA; encoded by the exons ATGAGCATTTCGACCGGAAAAGTCGCCGGAGAGGATTTATTCGCCGAGGCAACTGCAGCTGCCGATGAGCTTTACAGCTTTCGCGACAACTATTTCCCCTTAAGTCCGGAGGAGAGAGTCTCCAAATTGCAAATCCAATCTGATCTCGCACTTCAAATCCTCGATACTATCCCTATAG AAAAGAGGAAATTGCCACTTCAACGTGCAACTTATGAGTATTTAAGAGGCAAAGTACTTGATGTAGTTCCTGTATATAAGAAAGAAGCAGAGGATCATTTGTCCAAAGCA GTTAAGTTGAATCCGTCTCTTGTTGATGCTTGGCTGTGCCTAGGTAACTGCATTTGGAAGAAAGGAGATTTAAATGCAGCAAAAAATTGCTTTACATTTGCCCTTAGCAAG GGTCTAAATAAGAATATTCTATGTCAACTATCAATGCTCGAAAGAAAACTGGCTCAAG ATGCTGAAAATCCAGAAGAAGTTGTTGATGAAAGTATTAAACATGCCAGGGAAGCGATCACTTTGGATGTCAAGGATGGATATTCTTGGT ATAACCTAGGAAATGCATTTCTCACTTCTTTTTTTGTGACTGGAGCATGGGATCACAATAAGCTTATACAGTCATTAAAAGCATACCAGAATGCT GAAAGAGATGAAAAAATGAAGTCAAACCCTGATCTGTATTACAACTGTGCCACT GTGAACAAATATCTGGAGAATTACGAGAGGGCCCTTACTGGATTTGAAGCTGCTGCATTAATGGATCCTGGTCTTAATGCTATGGAGGATGCAAGAATGATGGTTCTGCTCCTTGATAAATTAGACTATTTGCTTCGG GGTCAGAGTAAGGCTAAGCGGCTTTCTTCCCTATCATCATCACTTGCTACAGTTGATT TGAGCCCTTCATACAAAAGAGCAACCATGGATCTCCTATCTGAAGGTCTTAATAAAGGATATGCAATCATTGGAAAAGTTCTGTTCTTCGCTAAGAATGAGAGTTTAGCTCCATT GTACTACGTGCTATCTGATTCAAATCACACGTTTTATGTAATTTCGGTGTATGGTATTCGCAGTGATGCT ATTAAAGAAGGAGATCAGGTCACCTTATTGGAGCCTTTCTACCGTTTTGTAGATTTTTCTTGGAGAGAAAAG CTATACCAATTCAAATCAGTACGAGTGGATTTTGTGGAACAAGTTCTTGTAAATGGAAAATGTTTGTCTCCTCATCATGCAGTTCGTACATCAATCTATGCGCAACTCAAGGCATGA